A genomic window from Rattus norvegicus strain BN/NHsdMcwi chromosome 9, GRCr8, whole genome shotgun sequence includes:
- the LOC134480474 gene encoding uncharacterized protein LOC134480474 isoform X1 encodes MDEAQASPAKGPGGMALARTPCPTSGLDPRDSKQQAGRAAPPEQQNQDFGRKASSQNVISKQEECLKELEELKFEIQKCQFERDELYQILDLYIYDEWDHRLHVELPVLQSEHEMRMMAMQMMTNSISDAMERYKELIQVNSSYRIRHSQLLREQAQLENNIQILLNEKRELLVEQTELPASSVETNRLCEEAGMNICVPRAKQQ; translated from the exons ATGGAtgaagcccaggccagccctgccaaGGGACCTGGAGGCATGGCGCTTGCGCGGACCCCTTGCCCGACCTCCGGTCTggaccccagggacagcaagcagcaagcagggcgggctgcaccgcCAGAGCAGCAaaatcaag attttggtaggaaggcatcatcccaaaatgtcatcagtaagcaagaggagtgtctaaaggaactggaggaactcaaatttgaaatccagaagtgtcaattcgagagggatgaactttatcaaatcctggatctttatatctatgatgagtgggaccacag gctgcatgtcgaattgccagtccttcaatctgaacatgagatgagaatgatggctatgcaaatgatgaccaactcaataagtgatgccatggagaggtacaaggagctcatacaagtgaacagttcctaccg catcaggcactcccagctcctgcgtgaacaagctcaattggagaacaatatacagattttgctgaatgagaagagagaactgctggtggagcagactgaactgccagcatcttCTGTGGAGACAAataggctctgtgaagaggccggaatgaacatctgtgtccccagagccaagcaacagTAG
- the LOC134480474 gene encoding uncharacterized protein LOC134480474 isoform X2 gives MFRQLLRLFRKESVDQGETAPGQREADPLSSETGRRKSFLGRLDFGRKASSQNVISKQEECLKELEELKFEIQKCQFERDELYQILDLYIYDEWDHRLHVELPVLQSEHEMRMMAMQMMTNSISDAMERYKELIQVNSSYRIRHSQLLREQAQLENNIQILLNEKRELLVEQTELPASSVETNRLCEEAGMNICVPRAKQQ, from the exons atgtttcgccagctgctcaggctatttcggaaggaaagtgttgatcaaggagagaccgcaccaggtcagagggaagctgaccccctctctagtgaaacaggaaggaggaaatcattcttgggaaggcttg attttggtaggaaggcatcatcccaaaatgtcatcagtaagcaagaggagtgtctaaaggaactggaggaactcaaatttgaaatccagaagtgtcaattcgagagggatgaactttatcaaatcctggatctttatatctatgatgagtgggaccacag gctgcatgtcgaattgccagtccttcaatctgaacatgagatgagaatgatggctatgcaaatgatgaccaactcaataagtgatgccatggagaggtacaaggagctcatacaagtgaacagttcctaccg catcaggcactcccagctcctgcgtgaacaagctcaattggagaacaatatacagattttgctgaatgagaagagagaactgctggtggagcagactgaactgccagcatcttCTGTGGAGACAAataggctctgtgaagaggccggaatgaacatctgtgtccccagagccaagcaacagTAG